TTATAGCAAACCTCCCTTACGTGGCCATTGAGGAGTGGGAAGGCCTGATGGAAGACGTGAGAAGATTCGAGCCAAAAACAGCACTGCACGGTGGGCAGGAAGGCACGGAGATATATAAGAGGTTTATAGAAAAACTGCCAAACCACCTTGCCGAAGGCGGGTATGTGCTGTGCGAGATCGGTGGTTCCAGGCAGGCAGCAATAATTGGAACAACGCTCAGGGCCAGGGGGTTTTCCGTTGTTTCAAAAAGGGACCTCTCCGGCGTCGAAAGGGTGCTTATAGGGACATGGACACGTTCATCATAGAGGGCGGGGAAAGACTGAAGGGAAGGGTAAGGATCGGCGGGTCCAAAAACGCCGCACTCCCCCTTATTGCGGCAACCGTCCTTAAGAGGGGCATTTATAGGATTGGAAATGTTCCGCGCCTCAGGGACGTGGAGACCATGATCAGGCTCCTTGCCATGCTCGGGGGAAAGGCGGAATGGACAGAGGACAACGCCCTCACCATAGACACAAGCAACCTTGATAACCACGTGGCGCCATACGAGATCGTAAAAGAGATGCGCGCATCCGTGCTTGTCCTCGGGTCTCTTGTGGGGGCGCTGAAAAGGGCCACCGTATCGTACCCCGGCGGCTGCGCAATCGGCGAGAGACCGATAAACCTGCACCTTCAGGGGCTCGCCGCGCTCGGCTGCGACATAAAGATCAACGAAGGATATGTTGACGTTACAGCGAAAAGGCTTAAAGGGGGGCGAATAACATTCGACACGGTAACCGTTGGAGGGACGGAAAATATTATGATGGCAGCCGCTCTCGCAAAGGGCGAAACAATCATTGAGAACGCTGCCCGCGAACCGGAGGTGGTCGACCTCGCCCATATGCTGAAACGAATGGGTGCCAGAATAGAAGGGGAAGGGACAGAGGTCGTCAGGATCAAGGGCACAGAGTCGCTGACACCATGTGATTATGAGGTAATACCCGACAGGATCGAGGCGGGCACCTTTATCGCTGCCTGCGGTATCACGAGAGGAAATATCGTTATTGAGAACTGCAACCCCCTGCACCTGAAGGCCGTTATCGAAAAGATGAAAGAGGCGGGTATGGAGATCGAGGAGAAAGACAAAACCATTAAAGCGATAATGTCAAGAAAGAGGCCCATATCGGTAGACGCAAAGACAATCCCCCATCCCGGCTTCCCAACAGACATGCAGGCCCAGATAATGGCGCTTATGTCCGTTTCAAAAGGGGTGAGCGCTATTACCGAGACGATCTTCGAGAACAGGATGATGCACGTGGCGGAGCTCCGCAGAATGGGCGCCGATATCAGGGTGATAGGCAATACCGCCATAGTAAAAGGGGCTGAACGGCTCTCCGGCGCGAAGG
This genomic interval from Syntrophorhabdaceae bacterium contains the following:
- the murA gene encoding UDP-N-acetylglucosamine 1-carboxyvinyltransferase gives rise to the protein MDTFIIEGGERLKGRVRIGGSKNAALPLIAATVLKRGIYRIGNVPRLRDVETMIRLLAMLGGKAEWTEDNALTIDTSNLDNHVAPYEIVKEMRASVLVLGSLVGALKRATVSYPGGCAIGERPINLHLQGLAALGCDIKINEGYVDVTAKRLKGGRITFDTVTVGGTENIMMAAALAKGETIIENAAREPEVVDLAHMLKRMGARIEGEGTEVVRIKGTESLTPCDYEVIPDRIEAGTFIAACGITRGNIVIENCNPLHLKAVIEKMKEAGMEIEEKDKTIKAIMSRKRPISVDAKTIPHPGFPTDMQAQIMALMSVSKGVSAITETIFENRMMHVAELRRMGADIRVIGNTAIVKGAERLSGAKVMATDLRASASLIIAGLTAYGTTEVSRIYHIDRGYEKIEEKLKGLGAKIRRRKDEDVGA